GAGCACGTCGCCGTCCTTGACGATGTATTCCTTGCCTTCCATCCGATACAGGCCCTTTTCGCGGGCAGCCGCGATCGAGCCACACTTCACCAGATCGTCGTAGGCGACGGTTTCGGCCTTGATGAACCCGCGTTCGAAATCGCTATGAATGACACCGGCGGCCTTGGGCGCGGTGTCGCCCACATGAATAGTCCAAGCGCGCGCTTCTTTCTCTCCCGCCGTAAAGTAAGTGCGCAGGCCCAACAAATGGTAGGTGGCCCGAATCAGCGCGCCGACGCCGGATTCTTCGACGCCTAGTTCCTTGAGGAAAGCCTTGGCCTCTTCGTCGGTCAGGTCGATGAGATCGCTCTCGATCTGGGCGCTGATGACCACGGTTTCACAATCCACATGGGCCTTGGCGTACTCACGCACCTTCATCACATAAGGATTGGAGTCCGCGGTGGCCAGGTCGGATTCCTTGACGTTCGCCGCGAAGATCGTCGGCTTGCTGGTCATGAGGTAAAACCCTTTGACCAATAGCCGCTCCTCCGGGGTCAGCTCCAGGGTGATGGCCGGTTTGCCAGCATCGAGGTGAGGCTCGAGCTTCTTGAGTACGGCTTCATCCGCGATGGCTACCTTGTCTCCACGCTTGGCGTCCTTGGCGCCCTTCTCAATCCGCTTCTTGACGGCTTCGAGGTCGGCCAGGACCAGCTCGGTGGTGATCGTTTCGATGTCGCGGACCGGATCCACCGTGCCAGCCACATGGTGAATGTCGGCGTCTTCGAAGCAGCGGACGACCTGGACGATGGCGTCGACTTCACGGATATGGCTGAGAAACTTATTGCCCAGGCCTTCTCCCTGGGCGGCTCCCTTGACCAAGCCGGCAATGTCTACAAATTCGACTGCCGCGGGCACCAACACGGCGGTTTTGGCGATGTTCGCGAGTACCTGCAGCCGAGGGTCGGGCACGATTACGATCCCCACGTTGGGATCGATGGTGCAAAAGGGATAGTTCGCTGCTTCCGCCT
Above is a genomic segment from Verrucomicrobiales bacterium containing:
- the ychF gene encoding redox-regulated ATPase YchF, coding for MLKAGIVGLPNVGKSTLFNAVTRTRKAEAANYPFCTIDPNVGIVIVPDPRLQVLANIAKTAVLVPAAVEFVDIAGLVKGAAQGEGLGNKFLSHIREVDAIVQVVRCFEDADIHHVAGTVDPVRDIETITTELVLADLEAVKKRIEKGAKDAKRGDKVAIADEAVLKKLEPHLDAGKPAITLELTPEERLLVKGFYLMTSKPTIFAANVKESDLATADSNPYVMKVREYAKAHVDCETVVISAQIESDLIDLTDEEAKAFLKELGVEESGVGALIRATYHLLGLRTYFTAGEKEARAWTIHVGDTAPKAAGVIHSDFERGFIKAETVAYDDLVKCGSIAAAREKGLYRMEGKEYIVKDGDVLLFKFNV